The genomic region CAAAAAGATGACATATCATGTATCAACATTATCTCGACTCGATTCAGATGTAAAATTAAACTCAATTTTGTGTAACTAGCTCCGCAAAGAGGTTACCATGTACACTTCCTTAGTaaataaaaacagaagaaaattgTAGAATCatttatagaataataataacaattccGTTATAAAACCGACCCACAAACCACAACTTTTGGATTGCTTACAAAATTCATTGGGCCTCCAGTAGGATTTTTAGGTCAAGAGTTGGACATACAAAATTTGGGCCTCCGGAAATAATCAAAGCCCTATACCACCAAAatcaaaaacctaaaaaaacaaaaaaaaaaataaaaagttttaaaactttgagttttaacgacaaACTAaatagtaaagtgaatagtatcaggattgactttttactttttagtgtaaaaatatgatttttcgttaaagtgaacagtaccagaacttttcgttaaagtttttttaaaattttttaattttttaaattttttaactattcattttactttttaatttaccattattattaaaactcaaaattgctaaattatttttattagttttcattaaaaaaaaaaaaaaaaaggaaaaaaaagaaggtgtGGTTTTTGGTTGTTGACGTGAAATGCGATGAAGGACGGCAGATTTGGTGGGAAAATGTTGAACCGCGATTCAGCACTGATCGGGCTGATCAGTTGCTTTTGCTTTCACTCCGCGTTTCTTACTAATTTCGTCGCCGCTTCTTCTCCGGACCCGCTGCTCGGATCCACCCGCGTCGTTTTTGAGGtgaaaaaatgatttgaaaacgaAGTAGAAATTAATGTGAATTTCTGGGGAAgaatttggattttgatttgcGTAATCTTGCAGACCAACTATGGCGACATTGAATTTGGGTTCTACCCGACCGTCGCGCCGAAGACTGTGGAGCACATTTTCAAGCTTGTCCGCCTCGGCGGCTACAACACCAACCACATCTTTAGGGTTGAGAAAGGGTTCGTCGCCCAAGTGGCCGACGTGGCCAGCGGAAGGTCGGCTCCGATGAACGAGGAGCAGCGGAGGGAGGCGGTGAAGACGGTGGTCGGCGAGTTCAGTGACGTCAAGCATGTCAGGGGCATCCTCTCTATGGGAAGGTACTGTAAAGTCTGAGTCTTTCTGATTTACTTGATTAGAAATTTGAAGTTTTCGCCCTTTCGGGTCTTTAATTATGAATTATTATCTGGGtaattgttgtttttttattaatatttt from Pyrus communis chromosome 4, drPyrComm1.1, whole genome shotgun sequence harbors:
- the LOC137731828 gene encoding peptidyl-prolyl cis-trans isomerase CYP23-like, encoding MKDGRFGGKMLNRDSALIGLISCFCFHSAFLTNFVAASSPDPLLGSTRVVFETNYGDIEFGFYPTVAPKTVEHIFKLVRLGGYNTNHIFRVEKGFVAQVADVASGRSAPMNEEQRREAVKTVVGEFSDVKHVRGILSMGRHEDPNSAGSSFSMLLGDSPHLDGKYAIFGKVTKGDETLKALEELPTRREGIFVMPTERITILSTYYYDTEMENCEDMRSIMKRRLAAAAIETERQRMKCFP